A window of the Cicer arietinum cultivar CDC Frontier isolate Library 1 chromosome 6, Cicar.CDCFrontier_v2.0, whole genome shotgun sequence genome harbors these coding sequences:
- the LOC105851295 gene encoding uncharacterized protein gives MRCNDGQKVDLVVYMLESDAEHWWWNCARGEFLNLRQGGMSVAEYVAKFEALSRYSRYLRDNPQDEWKAIKFEQGLRHELQSFIRILDIRDYPTLVNKSRVAEQKMQALEAEKPKEKFNPVEKRCCKSKGQARSRPQNQGIVFTLQGEEVKESDGLIKGATHSFISLSCVKALQLTISCLPFDLCVTTPAEKNLTTSTACLNSTIVYQNVPYNVDLICLPLSGLDVILRMDWLSSNHTVINYSDKSILVAPQLRAIDSPHSSKCFVSALACHRYLVEGAQGHMLLFSSKVEVEDNLTLMPVVGEFLDVFPNDVSSLPLNREL, from the exons ATGCGGTGCAATGATGGCCAAAAAGTGGACCTTGTCGTTTATATGTTAGAGTCCGATGCTGAGCATTGGTGGTGGAATTGTGCTAGAGGAG AGTTTCTTAATCTTCGCCAAGGAGGTATGTCAGTTGCAGAGTATGTAGCCAAATTTGAAGCTCTATCAAGGTACTCTCGCTATCTTAGGGACAACCCACAAGACGAGTGGAAGGCAATCAAATTTGAGCAAGGACTGAGGCACGAGCTGCAAAGCTTTATCAGAATTCTAGATATTCGTGACTATCCCACCTTGGTAAACAAGTCTAGGGTGGCTGAGCAAAAGATGCAAGCGCTGGAAGCTGAGAAACCGAAGGAGAAGTTTAACCCTGTTGAAAAAAG ATGTTGCAAGAGTAAGGGGCAGGCTCGATCTAGACCCCAAAACCAAGGGATAGTCTTTACACTCCAAGGAGAAGAGGTGAAGGAGTCAGATGGTTTGATCAAAG GAGCGACACATTCCTTTATATCTTTGTCTTGTGTGAAAGCCTTGCAATTGACTATTTCTTGTCTACCTTTTGACTTATGCGTTACCACCCCTGCTGAAAAAAATCTTACTACCTCCACTGCATGCTTGAATTCTACTATTGTTTATCAAAATGTGCCTTATaatgttgatttgatttgtttacctttGTCTGGATTAGATGTTATCCTAAGAATGGATTGGTTGTCGTCAAAtcatacagttataaattattcTGATAAATCTATCCTTGTTGCACCTCAACTTAGGGCTATTGATTCACCTCATTCGTCCAAATGTTTCGTGTCTGCTCTAGCTTGTCATAGGTATTTAGTTGAGGGAGCTCAAGGACACATGCTCTTATTTTCTTCTAAGGTAGAGGTTGAGGATAATTTAACCTTGATGCCTGTAGTTGGTGAATTTCTTGATGTGTTCCCTAACGATGTCTCTAGCTTACCACTGAATAGAGAATTATAA